TTAGAAGACTGTCGTGTTTGTGTGTTGGGCTTAAAGTGTGAGAGAGATTAATTGAGATATAGGGCTCTTTACGGCAGCTAGGGACTGCATCTGTTGGCAGTGGTATTGGGACCTCCAATTGTCTTTGTACCACCAGTAATCTTTTATTGGTACATGAAAGAATAAAATCCACCCAttcaacacataatatattgcACAGGAGAACCCCCTGGAGTAGAGATCATTTACCTATAACTGATTCCGTATTGGGGAATGTAAAGTTGAACATCTGATGCATTCCGTAGAAGTTATAGCTGTAAGGTGTTATAGTAAAAGATGTTACTATATTTCTGGTTCCTTTCCTATTCCAAGTTCCCTGACTGAGTTGTAGCCTAATAGACTTGGCAACTACTGTTGACTTATTTGTTGAGAACCTCGTTTAACGTACAATTTTAGGCGAAATTAGAACCTCTGAGGCTTTGACTGTCACTTtgctttttttttatgtttcctCTTCAATCTCCTTTCTTTACTTGTAATCACAGCTCTCTCTGCATAGAATGCCGCAAACTAGTGTTCTTGGTCTTGTAGAAATTTTTCGATAGTCATAATCCTCATACTCAGGGTCATTCATGGCATGAGTATTTAATTAGACTCATTGGAGTTTCTGCCAACCAGGTAAGTACAAACTCAAATTTGCCTTTGATGTTGGACAAGTTGGGCTTATGAACAATTTGATGGATTTAATCTGCTAGTTAACTCTCCGTTGCGTTACTTGTCTCTTTGAAATTAATGATAAAAGAAAAACCTGCAGAACTCAAAACTCCAATAATTTGTATGAACAAAATAGAACTGTAATTAGATTTCTGCTTGTTTTCCTCATTTTTTATATGAGAATCCTTGGGCCATATCAAAAAGGTTATCCTTAACTTATGTGTTGTCTGATTGTCTGTTTGCTATTGGATTTCTACGTCGTCATATGACTGTTGATTGTTTCTTACTATTTATCCATCTGCATGTCTTTACTTCAGGTGAAGCTTGTGGAGTTGCTACTTTGTCATGGTGAATGCGACCAGAGGACTCTTAATTTCGTGGTAATGACAGTATGACTTGCTCATGTATCATGATATTTTTCATAAATTGCATTTAGCCTTTTGGCTTTTTGCTAACACTTTTCGGTCTCCAGATCACTTTCATgcccttttcttttgtttttcttctgCCACTTCTCCTTGTTAACCCACCAGTCCGCCACTTCACCAGAAATGCATGGAGTAGAAAGTCTCTCTCGTGTTTTTATTTTGGTTATTTTTTTCTGCATCTATTGGCGAAGAAATAATGTATCTGAGATCTGATTGCAGCATTATTTGTTCTCTTTTTTAAGTTGATGTTGCATTGTTTGTTCTCTTATATGTCTAATATGGTTTGTGTCTGATGTTTTCTCGGTCTGATATACATGGATGAATGTTAGATTTTGATTGGTATTCATGTGATCATTAGTTACCATGCATGGAAAACTATTGCCTTTTCACTGCTCAGAAGTTCTAAGTTTTGTTGTTTTTTCACCTTTTCCGGGTGGGTTTTCATCCTCTAGCGACATACCCATGGCGCAGTTTATCATCAGTATGAACAATTCCAAGCCATCAAACCAGAAATTCATAatacatgtccttgatgataCTCACCTGTTTGTGCAGCCTCATGCAACTGAAATGATAAGGATCGCCATTGCTGAATTCAGAGAGGCAAATACTTATGAAAAACCTGCTTGATACAACTCGTTGCTATTCTAACCCTTTGTGAGAATTTCTGTTTTTAATTCTACTCAAGTGCTAATGCGACGTAGTATGTTTTTATTTTCAGGCATTGTATTCTGTTTCAGAAATTTTATACGAAATATTGGGTTAATATATGGAGTAAATTTTATTTACAAGCATGTCagttattattttaatgatgtaaaagagagaaaaagaatgaCTTAGACCCTGTTCTTTTGGACTTAATTGCATTTTCATTCAGTTTAACTTAACTCAgcagtttagtttagttcagttcaattcagttctaTTTAGTTATTGTGTTCCTTTTTTTCTGTaatgatcttattttattattattattagtattattattattattattattattattattattattattattattattattattataggaaaacaccaaaacgttacaagcttaacaagctacaaagaacaagtgaactacaagaagttggaggggagccgagatacaatctgggcccctactcctctagctatggcgaacccgatcctgctgaaaatgtgggcagctgcccgcgccccaatgtcctgggccctggagtacgtctggacccgcttcagcaaagaaacagcccctttctctaattccccaaaagaagagaaggaaaaaggaaagaaatcgtaacccaaagccctacaacgtgccgcatacttatcctgcttctgttgcgctgcaaccgccacaacccgacccggaacgaagcctgacaaccccgattgcgtcataggggaagacccagtcaagtcaacacacacatctagaccgccatcccatgagtaaagcaaaatatctgcaggacgaagaactccatcactctcactagtcagcccaacatcaacctccttgcgagcagaaatccccgaccgatagcaaatatccaaaagggtatcacgaacaacattatgtcgatgtttgatacccacaatcccagcacaagacacggcatgatccccataaatgtccccgtcgaaaacccgagagcaagcagaacacggcgtcgaatcagagaacaacggaatacccaaccgatagcaaagaaccgaacgataagtcttaccgttcatagtctggcctaaacccgagatgggactgcccgcaaccaagccgaggagtgatccccctgctgcgatttccatagggcaacaagacgtgaagataaggagtaggcggattccgcatcagcagtaaccttcgtgaaatatatgtctgccaatttcttcatgagtgtgggggcagcgatctcactagggctacgcataaggtcggactccacggtcctattgaaaagaccaagagcatcatcaaaggccggtcccggTCCATCAAcgcctgaaagccgaagaagcgaatcctgcaaagcagaagactgcaaacgggatgcaagaaaagcataatgccgaacatcaccagctgaataaacacccaatcctccataagaataaggcaaggtggcaaggcgccattgccagtcaccgaacccaggtcccgaagcagtcacgatgcgctctaaagaagcccgcagagccacatcaaaagataattgggccgcttcgaaaagatgaggcggacaagtgcgcatagcaaagtagagtttagaaactccagtacacgcacgaagaagcaacaactcacactggggatcattaagcttggctacagcatccatcaacacaacagtcttcgacacacgctgcgaaaccaactccttgcAAAAAGaagaatccgtactgactgggccaccaagcaacttaacaccgagcgcaggacgagcaatatccgtaggaaagacaccctccagacgactgcgtgggtcctccgaaggccagaaaacctccgtcttctcaacattaacatggagacctaaatgaggaccctcctccaaaatcaactccaagacctgtccaaccaccaaagtgtcaccaacgatagtgccatcgtccaagtaccaagcctgaagagatagatcaaatgagtctctgatgcgacacaccaatggatgtagaaccaaagaaaaaagcaaagggccgagaggatccctttgctgcacaccctgacaagaccacaaggtatgctccccataatacagccgcgctggagaagagtagcagaattcaacccaacgcgaaagagcaggacaatgaagccgaacctcacgcaacaaagccgatcgatcaactaaattgaacgcattctgaaaatccaccaataacatagagaggccaacatcggccccacgagcctcaaccaaccgattgacagcatggagaatggcctcaccacctgttggaaccccaactccaaactgaatACCTCCAAAGTAGgctcctaaacgcggaccaaccaaagcagccccgaccttagaaacaaggcgcctccaaatagtgcccacagcaataggccgaatacccccaccaggcttaacaagtggcgtaagaggagcactagcaatgtatCCTTCAAGCACAGCAGAgcactttccagcaagaaagagattaactacctgagtgatagcatccaccaactcatcagaaacagctacagcagcaccacccaagcaatccaaaaggtgttgggCACGCAAGCCATccctaccgcacgaagtaccacgcggaaagcccttaatctgctccaaaacaacagcggaggaagcagtaaggtgatgatcaacagggatatccggtaaggtagggaccggaacgGAAGGGTGCTTTGCTCGCAAATCTGCAAGGgtagcatcattgtaaggggcaagacccgaggaagaaagaaccctaactgcagcagtgtagtgaccatcagaaatctttctcttgcattgcttaatattacgctccgccaaatcatggtcttcgtcaacatccaatGGAGACACactagccaatgtgtctatgacTAGTTGCTCGGAACCACCAGGctcaccccaagaacgaatagcagaggtgatacaCTCTTCCTGTCGTCGCCGCCGAACACCagaggaacactcacgattacttcgcGGTGAAAAAGTCGTGAGGAGACAAAGAGGTAACAcaagcaactgaacccaacaagcgatgtcatcaGGTCtacaaatcaccttatcaagcgccccttttagaactcgcgaaaaacccaaacgacatctgggagggatggatttcacagagcGCAATCGCTTAGACAATAAAGTgtctagaagagcaacatcaaaagaaaaatgatgttctcgaggcgcatcagaagaagacagctcggaagcaggagcttgcggtttttgaataccatagagaataaaacgaaaaataccatccccagaatcaggtgggtccacaaaaacagtactagaaccactgccatgtcgacacctagTACGTTGAGTATGtgtcttgaaacaatctccacatagccaaatacccatacgacgaaaggtcacctcagccgtagaaaaaacctgcaaattggtagtaagggaatgacgggttacatcccgcacaccagagcaacaatgacgatcccgtaagtgagtgatcagagaactcctcaccaaaccacgcccacctccatcctggcacccgctaagacccacaaaagggcaatgaaacttctccacggaaGCCGCCATATCAAAGCACTCCAACCGCACTGAATCTGAAACGGAACCCACCGAAACTGCCAAACTGCCGGAAACATACACTGACCACCACACAATGACCAAACACCTACACCTACAAGGCCTCAAACACAGTCAAACACTGCCAAACACTTCTAGCACCAAACACTGCCAATCCGACTAACTGAAACTGCTGGAGACTGAAACTGCCTGAAAACGAACGTCACAAATAATAACCGCCTGCTGTACCATCGGAAAACGAACGTCACAAACGAAATCGCCTGCACCACCTACACAACACCGCTTGAAAAACCGCCTGCACCGCCTGAAAAACCTCCTGCAAACACAGCCCGAAACCTCCTGAAAAACCCCCTGCAAACCGCCTGTAAACACCTGATACCACAACCGAAAACCTCCTGCAAACCGCCGGTAGACACCTGATACCACCTGTAATCACAGCCCGAAACCACAAGCAACCACTCGACGAATGTACACCACCTGAGCAAACCAATCGAAGAGTAAAACCGCACCCTTCAAACGAACCTGATCAAAACCGTCGAGCACGAAACCGGGAGCAACACAGTCAGATTGCCACGCCTGACACTTGACCACCGTCGCCTGACACGGGACCGCCTACGCCGACGCCGGTTCCTCCGGATGATCGACGTTGAAAGGATCCTAAACGCACATGAACGTGCCCTAATCGCctaattttgaaagaaaattattattattattattattattattattattattattattattattaatatgttaaatattattgtggaccatgtccatgtaagaataattttttattttttattttttattcatgtTTTTCCTTTCACTTCACTTCGGCTCATTCGGTTCTGCCAAATAAAGCTTATAAGAACATGGCCTTAGTGGGATAAGAAATGAGAAATGATAATACAAACATGTGAATATCAAGGTGAAAGGGAACTGAATTGAAAGTGGAACtccatctatatattatactccctctgaacctaaatgttattcccgtttgtcattttacgcggttattaaggaaaaagaaacattataagattaactattattaatgtagttttatggggaattgttgctttttgattccattttcacaagaaaacaaaatagttgAACCAATATAATTCAAggaataaaaatgccaactcaTTAATCCATCCAAACTTAAACCAACCAATGAGACTACAAGgtttttttattgataaaccaatAGAATTATAAAGTTCAAATTACAAGGAAGAgattaaaaaggaaataaaagaaatgggaagattattttgggacactaaaaaaggaaacgggaataacatttagattcggagggagtactaaaagagaggaaatcaatgtggtgatgacaaatgtcactcattgattggtctCTCTTTTAGAtatagaaataataaaaatattatttttctaattatctctattaaataaaaatatattatagACTACTACATAATATTAGATTTTCTAAATGAAAGGAAACTGTGCATATACAGATTAATTATTACTGATTTATTGCCATATGAAAACTAAAAGCACTAACAAAAAAATATTAGTACAAATAGGATTATATTAGCTTATTTGCCATTTCGATAGTTTGCTTTACCCCGTATAAGGTTTCAAAAACTATGAAGTATATACCTATGTTACACATACGATATTTTGGTTATACAAAAGCTTTTGTGTGCTCCCGATCTACAGTATTTTACTGTACATCCAAATATAAAAGTGAACCAGATAAAAGATATAAGTGACCTTATTCGAGGACTAAAGTTACCTTACTCTAGGATAAATGTGACCCTAACCATTGAAAAACGCGACCCTAACAATAAACAATGAAGTGACCCTAATCAAAAGTGAGATGCTTGTACAAGTTATAACTATGACCAATACAACACCACAAATGAACATATACATCAATACACAAATGTAATATAGGTAGTAGGCTAAGTGGAGCTTCACCCCACACCatgtacaatattgtacattgctctaccatttgagttAAGAGCAAGATCAAGGGGGCTTGTCTTAAGATTTTCTTCATTTGCCATGTCATTttctttaataataaataattaaattattgttaAGACTCCTTAAGATTCAATGAAATTTAGCTCTTCACCCATGAAATCATTTAAGACTTGTAAATTTATATAAAATatcaatttattatttaatttaactcaCATACCAAGTCTTAAGTTGAGTCTTAATTTTTCAAGACTCACTTTAAGACTTTGATAAGATTTGTCTACTTCAATGCTACAATTTCGATATGTCTGATCTTAAGATTGATGAATCATATGCCATGTCAGCACAATTCATGTCTTAAGACTTGGGGCTGATCATGCTctaatagccttgaaaataaggtAACTTATAACTACAATAAAGAAAACTTATAACATCAATAAGGGTAACTAAAAGAAAATAACAGGTGCAGATAACCTTCCTCTTTTAGACCGCCACACAATATATTATCGTAGATCGACCTTTCTGAAAAGTTTGTGCTGGCTATAAGGTTTCAgaaattttgtttttatttttcataaaaattgaaTGATTAAGGAAACCACGAagaaaaataattaaggttGATATTAACcattaataattcaattatatTCACAACCTTAAGGATTTTGTCCATTTATTATTAGGTACACATCTTTGAGGACCGTCTGTGATTTTGTTTCCATACGGGGAGGATTCTTTCCATTACCCCCTATATATTCTCTTTTCAAACAAAATTAGAGATTTAGAGCAAGTTTGGTATATTGTTTGATGTTTCTAAATGATGGGAATGAAAACCCTGAACTATTTTCATTACCTAATGTTTGGTAAGAGAGATATGATAACACAATCCCTTTTTTTAATGGTAAAGACTACCACCATTTGTTACCTCTCTCAATCCTATGATGACAAAATTGTTACCTCCTCAATCCCTATTTGTTAAAGTGGCTCTTTTTCCAAGGTATATCAAACAACTTATCTATCCATGAATATCTATATCTATCTATATACTCTACAAAAACATAGGGCACTCATTATGAGGCTGACAAGTGTCCCTGTGTATTaaactttattattattttattctaATAATTAACGTATTAAGTGATTGCCAATTAAGAAAAAGTGTCCTATCATATCGAATATCCCATATCTTTTACTTAAGCTCATGTACAATCCGGTTGAAGGCCTCTTTGGGATGACAACTATATATGGATATGCATTAAGAATCTTTTATTTATGGTAAAAATCCTGATTATCAATCCCAAAAAGAATATTATAATGATATTGTCTAACAAGTATGgtgctattttttttttggtataacAAATTTTGAAGACAAAAATTTAACTAATAGGTGAATTATAATAGACAATTACGTACTTAAAGATAGTTAAATCTTAAGATTACCGTATAATAGTCAAATTTGTTAGAATTTTAATTCGTGTTACTgtcaaatattataaataattaagtaatacctgctttattattttaatatcatAGAATATTTGCACAAAATTTTCGAAATATCTATATATAAGTAGTGATTTGACGAGTGATGGATATTTATAGAGGAAAAAAATTGTATTATTCGTGGTGGTGTGgtgagtttgttttggttttgaGTTTTAGCCAACATAATTTCTTTCTTTCATAAATACTCTACAAAGTACaatcaattatttatttattattttgaccaCATATATAATAAATGAGTGGAACAAAGAAAAATGGAGGTTGAGtgcgttctcttcaccttattttaaataaatttttcaaatttatctgaacttacctAAACTTATTGGAGTTGTACCTGATTAAATCTAATgaaatttatggatttgataaGACCTGATTTTAAGAAATAAACTTGAGATTGGGCAGGTACTTAAAATGGGTACGGGTAACACAATATAAAATGAgatattatttgaacttaatatCGGATCTGAAATGGGTCAGGGTGAACAAGTATAACTGGGTTACATTGGGTTCAATTTATCTCGGTTCACTTTTTTTTATCGGTTTAGGTTCATACAATATGATAAATCCGTAGGGAGATGAAATGGGTGGACGATGATACTTCGCGTCAGGTGAATTCAATTACAATttataaaatcacaatttttaaTACGTTTCTATATTCTAATATTGAGGCCCTAATTAGGGGAAAAAGACAATAACaaacttttaaaagtgttaagaatttaagatcaaTAGCGGGATTAAACGATTATGGGTTGTggaggattctaattaaacggGTTACGAGTTCTAAACGGTTATGATTAAGCGGGTTATGGTTTAAAATAGTTCGGATTGTAAACGAATTTTCTTTGATTCAAATAATTCGGATTGAAACGAATTGGGTTATTAACGGGTTTCAGATCCATTTGGTTCGTGTTAAAACGAATCGGGTTGCTGCATCTATAACAGGTTTGTTATTGGGTTTCATATCTTAATCgggataatatttttcgattggttcgggttgaatataatcggatcGAGTCTTGGGTTCCAGCTCGCGTGTTAATAACTGTTTGGGTTCTAAACGATCAGACCAATCCACCGGGTTCAACGGTTCAGGTTGGGAATTGACATCTCACATAGTACATGATGATAACTGACTTTTATACCAAACATGAAATTAAGGGTGATGcgtgaaaatgaataaaatatacGTGTTTTTGTATGTTtcttttctaaattaatttaaCTTTGCACTTagagttaaaatatataaaccgtgcatcgtaCGGGtcctatactaaaagagagtaaatcaatgtggtgacgacaaatgtcactcatctattggcctctcttatagatataaaaaaatataaaaataaaataaaatacttgatacttcttaataaacttatgtcaatatatttaaaatttagttgAAAGAAAAATTGGATTATTTATCGAGTATAGGGATGTCAGATGGTCAGTGGGCGCGGGTTTTTTGGGAGGTTCCATTGTGCATCAACACCAAGTGTGTGACGATGGAGGAAAGTTTATTGGGTGATAGACTTAAACAATGTATTCGTCGTGGTGGAAGGGGCGTAGGTGGATTTAGATTGGACACGCACGTGTCGCTAATCCTCTATCTCATTGA
This genomic stretch from Spinacia oleracea cultivar Varoflay chromosome 3, BTI_SOV_V1, whole genome shotgun sequence harbors:
- the LOC110783489 gene encoding general transcription and DNA repair factor IIH subunit TFB5, coding for MVNATRGLLISCDIPMAQFIISMNNSKPSNQKFIIHVLDDTHLFVQPHATEMIRIAIAEFREANTYEKPA